CCAGTTGGAGAACTGCGTGTTGACCGTCAGGTCCGCCGCCTGGTACTTCTTCCACACGGCATCCACATACGGCTGGTAGTAGCCGCTGAACAGGCCCGGGAACATGACGCTGCCCGAGTTGGGGCTCAGCGCGCGCAggttgccgccgccgccgctctgCTGCACCACCAGCTTGTCCCATCCGGCGCCGTCCTTGGCCGCCTGTGCCTTGAGCTGCGCGCAGATCGAGTCCAGCGCCCCGGCCGGCATGCCGGGCACGCTCGTCACCACGCCGGACCCGTTCTCCAGCCGGAGCGACACGGGGATGCTGAAGAAGTCGACGTACGACACGTTGACGTACAGCTCGGCCGTGTTGAGCGTAAACTCGCAAAACGCCCACTGGATGTTGTAATTTGGGTCCGCCACGTTGGTCGACGACGGCTCGACGACGGCCGGGCCCGGGTTGAGCAGAAACGTCAGCGGCTTCGCCTGGCTGAACCAGATGCGCGCGCCGGCCAGCTGCGGCACCGTCAACGTGCGGCTCTGGCCCGGCCCGCCCACCGCCACGGCGCAGTTCTGCgacagcggctgcagcgtcGACGACGGCGAGGCCGGGTAGTAGGGCGTGACGCCGTCGGCGCgcaggaagaagacgccCTGCGCGGCCTGGCCGGTGACGAAGACGTAGAGCTGCGACGCCGACGTCTTGTTCTGGACCACGATGCTGAGCGTGCTGGGGGTCATGgtggctgctgatgatggGGCGGCGCAGTGATCAAAGACGGCATTCAAGGGTGCATATAAGCGAGAGTAAGTCGATAAGTAGGTACAGGTGAATTGAAAGGTCGCCAAAATGGGTGCTTG
The Trichoderma asperellum chromosome 7, complete sequence DNA segment above includes these coding regions:
- a CDS encoding uncharacterized protein (EggNog:ENOG41~CAZy:GH64); the encoded protein is MTPSTLSIVVQNKTSASQLYVFVTGQAAQGVFFLRADGVTPYYPASPSSTLQPLSQNCAVAVGGPGQSRTLTVPQLAGARIWFSQAKPLTFLLNPGPAVVEPSSTNVADPNYNIQWAFCEFTLNTAELYVNVSYVDFFSIPVSLRLENGSGVVTSVPGMPAGALDSICAQLKAQAAKDGAGWDKLVVQQSGGGGNLRALSPNSGSVMFPGLFSGYYQPYVDAVWKKYQAADLTVNTQFSNWGNVAGRVDSSGQKLVFPAGYGSFAKPAAADIFSCDSGPFAGGVGVTAQQLNVGARLAAALNRSTLLNGGQQPEGEDVGQYYQNAVTNHYARICHAVSVGGRGYAFPYDDVGKTGGVDQSGFLNDGDPKVLTIGVGAPL